In Planococcus sp. MB-3u-03, the DNA window ACGAATACCAAAATGACCCGCAAAAAATCCTTGAAGTTGAACAGCGCCGTGAGCAGGATTATCGCCAAGGCCAGTCGGTTGCGGCACAGATCGAGCGCCAAGCGCACCGCGAATAGCAATAGATACACGATCCACATACATTCAAACATTAAAATGAAGCTGCCGGACAGAGTGATTTCTCTGTCCGGTTTTTCTATGCCCAAGCATGTGGAATCTAGTGTCTTACACGAAGTTTATTGAAATGAATTCTCATTTAGCCTAACTTTATTGAAAATGTAGGAAATCCGCGAGGCCAGCTGGAATTTGCTTGTAGACATTAGGAAATACGGATTTCAAAATGGTTTTGGCTAAGACTTGCGGCCGATTTTAACATTTGCTACTGAAGTCGATATAAGTTAAGATTAGAATGATACTAATTAAGAGTGCGAGGCATTCTTCAATAACATTATGGAGGTATTTACATGTCAACTTTGGTCATTAAAGATCTACACGTTGAAATCGAAGGAAAACAGATTTTAAAAGGTGTAAACATCACAATTAACACGAGCGAAATCCATGCCATCATGGGGCCGAACGGTACAGGGAAATCTACCTTGGCGTCAGCAATCATGGGGCATCCTAAATATGAAGTAACACAAGGTACGATCGAATTGGACGGAGAAGACGTATTGGCGATGGAAGTCGACGAGCGCGCACGCGCAGGACTCTTCCTAGCTATGCAGTACCCGAGCGAAATCTCCGGCGTCACAAATGCTGACTTCATGCGCTCTGCGATGAACGCACGCCGCGAAGAAGGCAACGAAGTTTCATTGATGAAATTCATCCGTGAACTTGACAGCAAAATGGAAACTCTTGCAATGGACCAGGACATGGCACAGCGCTACTTGAACGAAGGATTCTCTGGCGGCGAGAAGAAACGCAACGAAATCCTCCAAATGATGATGATCAAACCGACATTCGCTGTACTTGATGAAATTGACTCCGGTCTTGATATCGATGCATTGAAAGTCGTTTCTGACGGCATCAACCAAATGAAGGGCGAGAACTTCGGCTGCTTGATCATCACTCACTATCAACGCCTGTTGAACTACATCACGCCAGATCACGTCCATGTCATGATGCAAGGCCGCGTCGTGAAATCCGGCGGACCTGAACTAGCGCATAAATTGGAAGCGGAAGGCTATGACTGGATCAAGGCAGAACTCGGCATCGAAGACGAGACTGTCGGACAAGAAGCATAATTGGAAGGAGAGACTAACGTGACGGTTGAAACAAAACTAACGATGACCGAGCAGGATGTACGCTCCTTCTCGGCTTCGCACTCAGAACCAGAAGAATTTACGAACTTGCGCGTACAGGCTTTGGCTGCTGCCGAAGCGTTGCCGCTCCCAAAACCCGATAAAACGAAAATCATCAACTGGAACTTCACGGACTTCCCGGTCCATACTGTGGAAAGCTCAACTTATGCGTCATTGGATGAGTTGCCGGAGCAGGTAAAGTCCATTGTTGATACTGATCAAAAAAATCTATACATTCAGCACAATAATACACCGGCTTATATTTCATTGGATAAGAACCTTCAGCAACAAGGTGTCATTTTGACAGATATCCAAACAGCGATCCGTGAGCACGGTGATTTGGTTGCTAAGTATTTCATGACAGAAGCAGTCAAAGCTGAAGAACATAAATTGACGGCTCTTCATGCAGCGCTTCTAAATGGCGGGATGTTCCTATACGTGCCAAAGAATCTTGCTATAAAGAATCCGGTGCAAGCGATCTTCGTGCATGACAATGAGGAAGCTTCCCTGTTCAATCACGCATTGATTGTTGCAGATAAAGGCAGTGAAGTAACTTACGTGGAGAACTATATTTCCACAGTACCGAATGCAAAAGGCCAAGCGAATATCGTTTCAGAAGTATTTGCAGAAGACAATGCGTCTGTCACTTACGGTGCGGTGGACGTACTCGCTGAAGGATTCACGACTTATGTGAACCGCCGCGGAGTAGCACAGCGCGATGCACGCATCGAATGGGCGCTCGGCATGATGAACGATAGCGATACTATTTCCGATAACACGACGTTCCTCATCGGCGATAATTCAGTCGGCGATACGAAAACAGTAGTGGTCGGAAGAGGCACGCAAAAGCAGAACTTCACGACTCAAGTCATCCATTGGGGCAAAAATTCCGATGGACAGATCTTGAAGCACGGCGTCATGAAAGACTCCGCTTCTGCGATCTTCAACGGCATCGGCAAAATTGAACACGGCGCAACGAAAGCTAACGCAGAACAGGAATCACGTGTGCTGATGTTGAGCCCGAAAGCGCGCGGCGATGCGAACCCGATCCTCTTGATTGACGAAGATGATGTAACGGCAGGACATGCGGCATCAGTCGGACGCGTCGATCCGCTTCAATTGTATTATTTGATGAGCCGAGGCATTACAAAACAAGAAGCTGAACGTCTTGTTATTCACGGCTTCCTGGCACCGGTTGTAAACGTGTTGCCAATCGAAGGCGTTAAAAAGCAATTGACGGAGGTTATCGAAAGGAAAGTCCGCTAATGAATCCAGAGATCAAGAGCTATTTCCCGATACTCAACCAGGAAATCAATGGACATCCGCTCGTCTATTTGGACAGCGCGGCGACTTCCCAGAAGCCGACGCCAGTCATCGAGGCGCTGAAAGAATATTACGAGTCTGATAATTCCAATGTCCACCGCGGCGTCCACACGCTCGGCAACCGGGCAACAGAGAAATATGAAGGCGCCCGCGAGAAAGTGCAGCAATTCATCAATGCCAGATCGACGCAGGAAATCGTCTTTCTCCGCGGCACGACGACTGCGATCAACTGGTCGCACAAAGCTATGGACGTGCCAATGTGGAAGAAGGCGACGAAATCGTCATCACGTATATGGAGCATCACTCGAAC includes these proteins:
- the sufC gene encoding Fe-S cluster assembly ATPase SufC; protein product: MSTLVIKDLHVEIEGKQILKGVNITINTSEIHAIMGPNGTGKSTLASAIMGHPKYEVTQGTIELDGEDVLAMEVDERARAGLFLAMQYPSEISGVTNADFMRSAMNARREEGNEVSLMKFIRELDSKMETLAMDQDMAQRYLNEGFSGGEKKRNEILQMMMIKPTFAVLDEIDSGLDIDALKVVSDGINQMKGENFGCLIITHYQRLLNYITPDHVHVMMQGRVVKSGGPELAHKLEAEGYDWIKAELGIEDETVGQEA
- the sufD gene encoding Fe-S cluster assembly protein SufD: MTVETKLTMTEQDVRSFSASHSEPEEFTNLRVQALAAAEALPLPKPDKTKIINWNFTDFPVHTVESSTYASLDELPEQVKSIVDTDQKNLYIQHNNTPAYISLDKNLQQQGVILTDIQTAIREHGDLVAKYFMTEAVKAEEHKLTALHAALLNGGMFLYVPKNLAIKNPVQAIFVHDNEEASLFNHALIVADKGSEVTYVENYISTVPNAKGQANIVSEVFAEDNASVTYGAVDVLAEGFTTYVNRRGVAQRDARIEWALGMMNDSDTISDNTTFLIGDNSVGDTKTVVVGRGTQKQNFTTQVIHWGKNSDGQILKHGVMKDSASAIFNGIGKIEHGATKANAEQESRVLMLSPKARGDANPILLIDEDDVTAGHAASVGRVDPLQLYYLMSRGITKQEAERLVIHGFLAPVVNVLPIEGVKKQLTEVIERKVR